From the Scomber japonicus isolate fScoJap1 chromosome 8, fScoJap1.pri, whole genome shotgun sequence genome, the window CAGAGAAGTTGGGAGGGAAAGAGATAGCGAGCAGAAAAGGGAGAATAAGGGATTGAGAAGGGGGATGGGAATGTGGAATGATCTCAAAAAGCcattaaaagaaggaaaaggccATGTCAGCTGTTTTCATTTGCATTGTGTTTCATTCTGTGATATTTGAGATACTTTATTCCTTCGGCTACATGGAATGGAAGTATAAATTTGATTCATGTTAATATGGAGAACGGATGGTCTTCATATAGACATGTTCTTATATCTTGTCCTATTTATAAAGTGACTGAAAGTGGATTGtaaattaagtgttttatgtgcatgtgtggcaTCTGACACACTAATAGATGAGGCTATGGACGCCAACTTGTCTACCTCCTCATGTCCATGACCATGTCCCTCAGCATGTGCTCATCTCCTCACAGAGCTACCTGGCACAGGGCAGCTCAGGCTTACCTCAGGTGGATGAAGTCCTGGATGTCATGGCTAGATAGATGAGACTTAGAGAGACTTCTGAGTGCTAACTGGTCTAGTCTGGTCTGGTCTAACTTGGCAGTGGTCAGGCTGTCTAGCATGGCTGGGCTTGGCAGGGCTGGGGATCAGAAGATCACCACCACCTGCCAGCAGCCAGGGTACTTCCATATGCTCAGTGGTGAATGTCCATGCCAGCTTGCATGAGCTGTGTTTGATTCAGCCTCAGTTTCTATTCAAAGAGCGTTCTCCTGATAACACAATTATAAAACTACAACTGTGTTAGAATCATGTCAGACTATCTTAGGATATGAGCTACACATTTATATCTGGCAGCAGGGAGTGTTTTGGATGTTTATCTTGTTTACATTTGCCAGCTCAGATGcaatagtaacattatgttgTACCCTATCAGTGACTATGAGACTTCCGATCCTCCTGTGACCTCTAATGTCAAACTCAATTTGACATCAAACTTGGGGTCTTACAGTAATCGCTGTAACACCccatgtgtgagtgtatgtgtgtgtgtgagtgtgagtgtgtgtgagtgtgtgtgtgtgtgtgtgtacgtgtgtgtgtgtgtgtgtttgtgtacctgtctgactgactgatctGTGGCACATTCTGAACAGCTGAAGAGCTAATGGTCCAGCTGGAGACAGATGGCCTCTCGATAACACTATACCCCCCAAGCCAATACTCACACTCTAtcactctccatctctctctctcacacacacacacacacacacacacacacacacacacacacacgcacacacacacgcacacacacacacacacacacacacacacacaagaaaatcacatgcgcacacacacactagataGGATAGATTGTTAATCCACTATAAACCCTGAGGAAACAAATTTTTCAATATGGGTTTAATGTTTCACAGCAATTTTGCCCAATCTTTTGGCAATGTTAGGTGGCAGCTTAGGTTTCATGCAAGTACAGGAGGATAAAGGAAGCTaatttttccccccttttgtAATTTCCCTCTTTCTGTGACTTTGCCTCTTTGTAGGGCAAATGAAAGAGATAAGTaatcatttctttatatttatcttGTTAATGACTTTTGGAAAataactaggattatttgaagTTCAGGCACTGTTTACATAAACCAGTGTCCATGccttgaaaaaaaatcatcacagTCCTCCAGTTATTGTATAGGGTGGAGTCTATATAATAAGTGCCATACAATGGAATTTGGCTCAAAATGTTTACACTGCACAGAGAGAAGATGTGTCAGTAACATGCTTTTGCTCTGCGGTCATTTTGGCTCACATATTGAAAAGAACTGATGGCAAATGCTTCGCTGTGATGCTTCTGCAGCCTCTGACAAGTTGCTGCTATAGTAATTTTCTGAATccgagaggaagagagaggatgCATATTTTCTCTTGAGGTTTTCATTAAGGATGACAGTAGCACAGTTGTATGCTTTTAGTAGGCATTCTAGTTGCTCCCATGCAACTGCAAGCTGAAGACCCAGAGAGACCTGCTCCCAGAAACTTCATTACCTCGTTAAATCACTCTGAAATCATATCCATATTCAAAGATCACCACCAGTACAGTCATGTGGAATATTGTTTGTTAGGTAGTCCTCCCTCAAGCATTTATCACTACCTCAATAATGATTAGGAACATCCATTCTGAAATGAGGGATGCTGCTAGTTAACCTCTGTGAGCACATTCATTGTTGTGGTAtgattttcaattttcaattttttctgGCATGGTTTTAAAGAAtgtgtgtgaagcagcagctTGGGACTGTAGAGGGAGGCAGGTGTACATGATATTGGTTATACAGTCTCCAACATATGGGCCTGTCGTGTCCCATGTGTACGTacctgcctctgctgctgtcatcTAATTATGCAGAGCAAACAAAGCTATCTGCCTGCTGCTACAAGCCTGCTTCTGTGGGTTTTGATTGTTACTCATCAGATGGATGTTTTCAACTGATTAAGACATTGTCACAATCGACCTGTAGAAAATCACCACAATCTACTTCCAGTTTAGTCATTACTGCTATTTTTGATGCCAATCTGTGTGATTTTGTGGTATCTTGTTATTCAAGAGCTAAGCTGGATCTGTGTCTTACAGATGAAATAATGAAAGGACGCAAAGCAAGATGACAGCATTAATCTGATCTCATATATTTCTCTTGGTTAGAAGGGAAGACACACAATATGATAGCAGTAGTAAAGTAGGTGATTtctaaactaaaataattttTAGTAACTCAATTACTTAAACATTTGTGACTTCTCCAAGAGAAGTTTTAGATTGCTTTCTGTAAACATTTGATAAGGTTGCTGTAATATGCCCAGAACTCCTTTCAAATATTGttctattaaatataataactacTTTTGTACAAGCTGTCTATTGCAGACATTTACCATCATGTGAACTTAGCATGAAGCAGGTGACTCCATTTATGAGTCACCTTAATTGTAGTTTATGTTCTCATAGAATTTGATGTGAATTTTGTGTGACTGTGTTATTTCTTGTCTAATCTAGACTTTTGAACATCAAGCAGTAATGGGTAAGAAATTGTCATTACCCAACTTGACATTACTAATACTTCTTACTGGATCCAGTCGTGAAACTGAATTATTAATGTTTAAGGCTAGCATcacaaaatgacattttgaacTCTGGGGGGTTAATTGACACTAACTGCATTTCATGAGCCCAGAGGAAATGTCAGTGTAACTACTGAACAAAAGCAATGTAATTTTACTTTAGAGTTAGAATGCAAAGAGTTGaaagagcttttctttttttgccccTGCAGGCATATGTGAGCAGAGTGGCGACCTGAGTCTGTGCAGACTCGTTGATGCtgctctccctccatcctcacctcATCCTGCCACAGAGACTTCACAGCAGGCCTGCCCACCGCACCAGAGGACCACGCCTACATCAGCAACCCTTGCCCTCCCCCTTGGCACTGATCCCTCTCTGGGCCTGACAGAAGCCCCATCCCCTCCCGCCCATGAAGCTCCAACTGTAGTCTCCCACCTTCACCACACTCCCAGTCCCACATCACTTCCCACCCCTGCTGTAAGCTCCTGGAGCCCAACAGGAGATACCGAGAAGACTTCCCTTCCGCTGACCGTTGCCATTCCTCTGTCAGCTACAATGATGGAGCCTGGCACTGTTTCTGCCCTGACAGAGGAGTGTCTCCTTCAGCCGACCCGCACATGTCTCGGCTGCTTCATTGAGACTCGTGATGCCACTGACCGTAATTCCATCCAAAACCCATCCCATGATCCTAATACCAACTCTGATTCAGACACTGGGCTAAGTGTACGGATAGGGGATGTGAGCCGAGAGGACTTCTCTGACATCAACAACATCAGCATCCAGTGCCTGAGCCATGCGGGGGAGGCAGTGAGTCACTACGGAGAACAGCTCCTCTCTGACCAGCTACTTAGCTTTCCTCTGCCGAAAGCCCCAGGTGAGGGCAAGAGAGTGGatggaaacaaaacaacagaggaCTGTGATGACCCAGAGGATGATACAACAGCTAAGAACTTGTATGAGGGACTGTTACTGGACAAAGTGAGCGGAGAGGAGGTTCTGCTGGCTAATGCTGGCCAGGACTGGGGTTACTTTGAATCTTTTATCAGTGAGAGTAAGATGGAACTGCTGGACCTTTGTTCTAAGAATGAGCTGTCAGTCAACCTCTTTTCTGAGGAAGATGTTGACAATCTatttgatgatgaagatgatgactcTACTTTAAGCAGTGACGTTTGTTCATTGAAGATTCGTTATGAGTCTTTTCAGGATAACATGagggaaaaaacaaatgtgctcCAGGAGGAGACCCAGTTTAACTTTTTCCCCAGTGTCCTGGCCAACTGTgccaagaaagaagaaggagggggggtcTTGAGGAGGACTGCTGAGGAGCTTCAGCCCAAAACTGACGAGCTCATCCTGGAGACGGGACTGGAGGAAAAGGCTGGGGACTGCAGTGGTAGGAGCCCACTTGATGGCTCCCAAGGTTCACCCATGTCAACTCCCAAAGTCAACTACCTAATGGACTTCAATTCAACGGAGGAGTCAGGCGAATTCAGTGATGACAGCTCCTGCACTGGCTCCTCCTCAGACACCCTGCAGGAGGGCAAATTTAAGAAAGGCCATTCCAAAAGATTCCTCAGCCCCTCCAATCCTCTCAACTATGGCTTACGCTCCAAGAGAAAGGTTCGATACAGTGATGATTACTTGTATGATGTTGACTCGCTTGAGAGTGAGAAGAatgcagagaaaaaagagaaagctcCATCTGgtcagaaagaggaggaggatgtagaCTGGTGCCCCAAAAAACGGCGGAAATCATGCCGTAAAGAGCCACCTGTGGTTATCAAGTACATCATCATCAACAGGTTTAAAGGAGAGAGACTCATGTCAGTGAAACTGGGCAAGTTGGACTCTGTGGATGCTACTGTGAGCTTAAATGCCGACACAGTAAGCAAATATGAGACACTGGCTCCTCTGAAGGATTTCTGGCAggagaggcaaagagagagacaggaacagCTTAAGCTGGCTGCCAGAGATAAACAACAACGCGGTTTTCATCTAAACGGACGCCATCATCGCCCTTTTAATTCTAGTCATCCCAAAAGGAAATACAAGATTGCAAACAGGCTTAAGGTTCAGAGGATTCAAACTGTGGAGCAATCAGCAACAGCACAGGGCTCCCCTCTCTCTGATCAGAGCCATGGAGGTGTCACTAAAGAGGCGGCCACCCCCACGGTAGGGGGAATAATAGCAGCCCCAGGCCTCCCAGTCACATTAGACACAAACTCCATCACGCACACAGTCACAGCCAAGAGCCGCTcccaggagagggaggagagggaggggaggagattgggaggaaataaaacagtcagGATAAGGAAATTCAAAAGCGAAGCCAGGCTGAGGagcaagaaaatgaaagaagcagaaggagaggaggggaggagcgTGACAAATGAAACGGATGCCTGTGTCACTGCGGCACAGACTGAGGACCCTACTACTGGGTTAGAAGAGGCAGGAATGAGCTCCACTACAGTCAAACCCCATTTCTCTGACAATGCCACCACAGCTCACACATCTGAGGAGAAATTCCCCTTTGTTTCGTCCACTGGCTCTCCTGACAAAGCTCCCTCCTCTGAGGAGGTGGAGGCGGGTGTCCCTGTCATCCCAGGGGGCTACCTGCAGACCCTGTTAGATGCCACAGACTCCTCCAGTGGAGCAACTATCTCTTATTTTCCCCAGCAGCCCTCTCGGCAGCAGTATCCTCTGGGACTGTCCCTAGAGGAAAAACAGTTTTCTTCACTGCAGCTCGCTCAGAGCTGCGTCCTATCTCCTCCCTCTGAGTCTGAGCTCCAGCAGTCTCCCCAGAACTGCCCCAGCTTTCCCCAGATGTGGCACCCACAGCTTTGCGCAAGTCACAGCCAGAACTTTGGGCCTGAGACCCCTGAGACTCCCATCTTACCCAACAACTTCCCAGCTACTGTGCCCCTGAATGACAACCTACCAGTGTCTAACTACAGCCAGCTGAGCCCTGAGGCTGACAGGCTGCTTTATGAGAAGAGCTACCTGACTGACGCTGGGCTGCAGACTGGAGCAGATCTGCAAGTGTGTCAGTCTGCCTGTGTGGAGGGCCAGGTGCAATACCAGAGAGGGTCCCTATGCACAGACAATGGCAGGCTCATCAGCTATGACTCAGTGGGCTCTCTGTCGGCCTCCTCCAGCAATTACAGCTCCCTCAGCCTCAAATCTTGTGAGcgagagggtgaggaggagggcaGAGATAGCTTCTTAGCACATTGCAGTCCTAAAGTGGTGATTCAGCAAAGTGTGGATGCCCTTACCCCACTCAGGGAGTCCTCAGACCTGCTGGATATCTCCAACTTCACCCCTGACAAATTTAGACACTCATCATTGTCAGAGCTTTCTCCTCCTGAGACCCCCAACCTGTCCCCCCAGGTGGTGGGGCGGGAGATGAAGATGGCAGGGAACGTTGGAGAATACCAGGATGTGAATGATATGACTATGGAATGCAACAGGGAGGTAAAGTGGAACTGTGATGTTATGCAGCAACAGGAGCCCACAGCAAATGCATACACAGTGGAAGACAACCAGTTTCCGCTGCACAACTTTAACAGTCAGGATGTCTTATGTTTAGATAAAAAGGAGCTGGGTGTTACAGAATTTGAAGAACAGACTGGTGAGATAGCTGGTGCAAAAAGCATTAAGTCAAAGAGGAAAGGTAATTACAAACAGTCAGCTGCAGGACAGAGCCCAAAGAAAGTCCGGGCCCCCAGAGCTGCCAAGTCAGAAAAGGTGAAGACCCCCAAACAGAACTCACGTTCTACCAAAAAGATAAAGGCCATGTTAGAGGGTAAGGCAGCAAAGAACCAGGCAGGTGGCTGTGGCACAGGCCTGACTGATAGTAGCAGCACTGGAGACTGGTCTGGCCCCGGCTGGTCAGAGAGCAACAGTCTGGTAGGGGACGACCAGAGAGAATTTGAAGAGCCCTCTAATATTCTGTCCAACATTGTCTCTGGCATGGCTGAGGTCCAGAGATTTATGATGGCCTCTATTGAGCCACTGTGGAATCCCATGTCTGAGGCCTGCATGCCCTCTGAGGCCAATAGCCTCAACCTAAAGACCCTCAAAATATTGGCAGGCACAGAAGCTGATCTGAAGAAAAAAGGAGCTGCGCTAACAGGGGCTGGGAGAGGCAGAAAGgcaggaggaaagggaggaaagaaccaGGCCAAATTCAACCCCTCACATCCCTTATTCCCTCAACTAGCTCTGGGCTGTAACATGTTTGATAAACCCAACTTTATTAACCCTGGGCCTGCACACAAAAAGCTGTACCGCCACAAGACCAGTGCAAAGTTCCCTCGGATTGAGACACTGAAGGGGAAGCGAGCTGAGAGAGACCCAAATAAGGACATTGCACTGATGACCTCTTTTGAGAAACTGAGGTAATATTTTGTTATCAGCTGCTGTTGCACCCCCCTCTCACTTTCCCCCAGTACCTGCTCAGCCCTCCCTCCCAAGCATACCTACACTGACGCTATGCCAGAGCTGCATGAGTACGTTCCCCCTGACTACTCCCAATTCCTTTTAACCCCCCGAAGAGGAAATTAATATCTGCATGAAAAACTTCTTGTACTTTGCAAACTACCTATTGAGTGATTGTGTCAAGCTTGACTGAGATTTGAAATGACCATGGCTGCATTTTTCTTGCTTTTGTTGTTTctgctttgtttgttcttaattATAGtcgtttttgttttatttttgtctgaaaaaaaaaagaataagccTTGAAAACAGTTCTGTCGCCTTTTTGAGAAACTTTGTTTTTGTATCTCCTCAGCAGAACGAGCTCCCCcgaattatgtatttattcccCTTTCCCCTAAAGATGTAGCTATATACACAAATGCATTGAGTGACATCTacacacccctcctcctcatctgttTTTGTACGCAGAATATGGATGTCCTGTTGTTGCTGTCCTTTATACACTGCCTGGCTCATTTCAAGAGGGAAACCTACAATTAATGAGCCCTATTTAAGCCCAAGACATCTTGAAAACACAAGATGGGACCATTTTCTATTGATGACATATCAGacgttgtcttttttttccctcaaggTTGGAatgattttccattttcttttatcaagctttttttttcttctggagTTTAGAGGAACTGGTTAtctaaatttacatttttacgcCTTGCAAATTCATAAAAGCTCTACCCTCAGAGTATTTTTGTCAATGTTGTTGTACAGGGACATgcaatatttgcaaaaaaaaaaagaagatcattataatcttaaaatcaatgtgCCAAAAGTAACAATGCTGTGTAAATGACCTCTTATATATGTGTGAATATTGGCTGTTCCTCTTTTCTATCCATTGGAATATTGGCTGCTCGGGTCGGAGACTCCTTACAGAGACTTGCCACTACAGGAATTCTTTATTTTGgacttttctctcttctctgatGAAAGGCACCAACAGCTGGCAGTGGTACACCACCACTCACTAAACCAAATCAGAAAGACTCTGAATTCTCCTCGTTTCCCCCACTTTGTTTGCCAAATTCAATTTACCTCAACATCGCCTGGCACTGAGAAGCaacaaaagagagacaaagggGAGATCTGCTCTGAAGGCtactgtagaagaagaagatgaaaaaaagagatgttCAAACGAGCTGTCTCTGGACTAAGGAGAGTGTAGCACAGATGTTTGAGGGTAAGAAAGGAGATTATTTGTCAGTTGGGGCTGTGCCTCACTGAATAGCTGTTTTGTACTCGAAATTCAAGGCAGTTTATTACTCACAGAGATTCTGATGCACGCATCAGACACAAATGGACTTAGGACATTACATTTTTGCAGTTAGATTTAATGTGAATGTGAACGCAGTTTTCAGTGCAAATGGAATCAATAATCTTGTAAATGAAGGAAAGCATGTCTTTGCATTAGCTCCACATGGAAATCTTACTACTTTCGTACCTGAAATGGTgatttaaacatatatttttcttgACATTCTCATGGAATTGATTTCTTATCACTGCCATAACATTTAAGTTGTACCACAAGTGTATTCAGTCTCAAATTACTTTTGTTAATTATTCACATAATGTCTTACTTTAAGTTCATTCCTTTggatgtgttttcttttgttgtctTTGTCATCTAGGTTTTAGATGGATATTTTGGCAGAAAATCAAGGCCAAATAAATGCACaaattgaaaaaatgtatatgtatattctTTTTCTGGGCCATTTAAAGTAATTATTTAGGCTCATTCACGAATGACCATCCAGAAATCCATCTTAAAATGGACCATACAATCATGTCTAATCTGTATGAAATTGCTGGTTTTATATACAAAAGAACTGAAATGTGCAGCCCCTTCAGCTGGTCACAGGAGTATCTTTAacaaacatatatacacacaatagGCCTatgcttttttctcttttttgaatattaaatatatgtagtttttttaaacaggagAGGAGCATGGATAAATTGaagtttgatttaaaaacaggcCTTGTCACACTGAATATGGTAATTCTGATTCACAGGTGATAGTAATTGATTACTT encodes:
- the nexmifb gene encoding neurite extension and migration factor, whose product is MDVLTDSSLTLIVKTSEPENANAAEDTGICEQSGDLSLCRLVDAALPPSSPHPATETSQQACPPHQRTTPTSATLALPLGTDPSLGLTEAPSPPAHEAPTVVSHLHHTPSPTSLPTPAVSSWSPTGDTEKTSLPLTVAIPLSATMMEPGTVSALTEECLLQPTRTCLGCFIETRDATDRNSIQNPSHDPNTNSDSDTGLSVRIGDVSREDFSDINNISIQCLSHAGEAVSHYGEQLLSDQLLSFPLPKAPGEGKRVDGNKTTEDCDDPEDDTTAKNLYEGLLLDKVSGEEVLLANAGQDWGYFESFISESKMELLDLCSKNELSVNLFSEEDVDNLFDDEDDDSTLSSDVCSLKIRYESFQDNMREKTNVLQEETQFNFFPSVLANCAKKEEGGGVLRRTAEELQPKTDELILETGLEEKAGDCSGRSPLDGSQGSPMSTPKVNYLMDFNSTEESGEFSDDSSCTGSSSDTLQEGKFKKGHSKRFLSPSNPLNYGLRSKRKVRYSDDYLYDVDSLESEKNAEKKEKAPSGQKEEEDVDWCPKKRRKSCRKEPPVVIKYIIINRFKGERLMSVKLGKLDSVDATVSLNADTVSKYETLAPLKDFWQERQRERQEQLKLAARDKQQRGFHLNGRHHRPFNSSHPKRKYKIANRLKVQRIQTVEQSATAQGSPLSDQSHGGVTKEAATPTVGGIIAAPGLPVTLDTNSITHTVTAKSRSQEREEREGRRLGGNKTVRIRKFKSEARLRSKKMKEAEGEEGRSVTNETDACVTAAQTEDPTTGLEEAGMSSTTVKPHFSDNATTAHTSEEKFPFVSSTGSPDKAPSSEEVEAGVPVIPGGYLQTLLDATDSSSGATISYFPQQPSRQQYPLGLSLEEKQFSSLQLAQSCVLSPPSESELQQSPQNCPSFPQMWHPQLCASHSQNFGPETPETPILPNNFPATVPLNDNLPVSNYSQLSPEADRLLYEKSYLTDAGLQTGADLQVCQSACVEGQVQYQRGSLCTDNGRLISYDSVGSLSASSSNYSSLSLKSCEREGEEEGRDSFLAHCSPKVVIQQSVDALTPLRESSDLLDISNFTPDKFRHSSLSELSPPETPNLSPQVVGREMKMAGNVGEYQDVNDMTMECNREVKWNCDVMQQQEPTANAYTVEDNQFPLHNFNSQDVLCLDKKELGVTEFEEQTGEIAGAKSIKSKRKGNYKQSAAGQSPKKVRAPRAAKSEKVKTPKQNSRSTKKIKAMLEGKAAKNQAGGCGTGLTDSSSTGDWSGPGWSESNSLVGDDQREFEEPSNILSNIVSGMAEVQRFMMASIEPLWNPMSEACMPSEANSLNLKTLKILAGTEADLKKKGAALTGAGRGRKAGGKGGKNQAKFNPSHPLFPQLALGCNMFDKPNFINPGPAHKKLYRHKTSAKFPRIETLKGKRAERDPNKDIALMTSFEKLR